The following proteins are encoded in a genomic region of Oncorhynchus gorbuscha isolate QuinsamMale2020 ecotype Even-year linkage group LG11, OgorEven_v1.0, whole genome shotgun sequence:
- the LOC124048924 gene encoding vasotocin-neurophysin VT 1: protein MPDSTIPLLCVLGLLALSSACYIQNCPRGGKRSFPDLQRPCMSCGPGNRGLCFGPSICCGEGMGCYVGSPEAVSCVEENYLPSPCEAGGRVCGSEEGHCAAPGVCCDAESCLLDPDCLDDSKRQPPSEQNSSLMEWMLHATRRGETSVTNHWPALTKTHTQNSA from the exons ATGCCAGATTCTACTATTCCACTTCTGTGCGTCCTGGGGCTCCTCGCGCTCTCATCTGCATGCTACATCCAGAACTGTCCGCGAGGCGGGAAGCGCTCTTTTCCTGATCTGCAAAGACCG TGCATGTCATGTGGCCCCGGAAACCGGGGCCTCTGCTTTGGCCCCAGTATCTGCTGTGGGGAAGGGATGGGCTGCTACGTGGGCTCCCCAGAGGCAGTTAGTTGTGTGGAGGAGAACTACCTGCCCTCTCCCTGTGAGGCCGGAGGAAGAGTGTGTGGGTCTGAGGAGGGACACTGTGCTGCACCTGGGGTGTGCTGTGATGCTG AGAGTTGTCTACTGGACCCAGACTGCCTAGACGACAGTAAACGTCAGCCACCCAGCGAGCAGAACAGTTCCTTGATGGAGTGGATGCTGCATGCCACCAGAAGGGGAGAGACCTCAGTAACAAACCACTGGCCAGCcctcaccaaaacacacacccagAATAGCGCCTAG